The proteins below are encoded in one region of Ferroplasma acidiphilum:
- a CDS encoding 50S ribosomal protein L22, translating into MKGYSIDKMPEKHARAQVKETDISLKDAVNVAHFIRNMDLEAAKNALNLVVEKKMAVPYFRYLDSVSHRKGIGPGRYPVKAVKSFQKLLDDVSANAEFKGLTDDLKIFHISASKGRMIKKFTPKAYGRAGANFKDLINLDIVVIENEKE; encoded by the coding sequence ATGAAAGGATACAGTATTGATAAAATGCCGGAAAAGCATGCTAGAGCACAGGTTAAAGAGACCGATATATCTCTGAAGGATGCAGTTAACGTAGCCCATTTCATCAGAAATATGGATCTTGAGGCAGCAAAAAATGCCCTTAACCTTGTTGTTGAGAAGAAAATGGCTGTGCCCTATTTCAGGTACCTTGATTCCGTGTCACACAGGAAAGGCATAGGTCCTGGAAGATATCCTGTAAAGGCGGTCAAATCATTCCAGAAATTGCTTGATGATGTATCAGCAAATGCCGAATTTAAAGGCTTAACAGATGATTTAAAAATATTCCATATCTCCGCATCTAAGGGAAGGATGATTAAGAAATTCACTCCCAAAGCATACGGCAGGGCAGGTGCGAATTTCAAAGATCTGATCAATCTTGATATAGTCGTAATAGAAAATGAAAAGGAGTGA
- a CDS encoding 30S ribosomal protein S3, which translates to MKRSDMMKEKKFVSDNIKKLLVTEYLQSENDSAGFGGMDMKRTPFGTNITLYVNRPGLVIGRHGSKIKAMTSILETKYGLESPQIEVKEVENADLNPQVISKKIALSLEKGWNYRKAGNTTLRRIIDQHARGVLIRIGGKISGERARTQKFMYGEIKYSGEPARAGVITGYSVAMLKTGAIGIYVRLLRQDYHLPDEISINTERKIPVPDKKSMPEESKEVEEDGTKS; encoded by the coding sequence ATGAAAAGGAGTGATATGATGAAGGAGAAAAAATTTGTAAGTGACAATATTAAAAAACTGCTGGTTACTGAATACCTGCAATCAGAGAACGATAGTGCCGGTTTCGGTGGTATGGATATGAAGCGTACCCCTTTCGGAACCAATATAACGCTCTATGTTAACAGGCCAGGGCTTGTTATCGGCAGGCACGGATCTAAAATCAAGGCAATGACCAGCATTCTGGAGACCAAATATGGTTTAGAATCTCCCCAGATCGAGGTAAAGGAGGTAGAGAACGCTGATCTTAACCCGCAGGTTATTTCTAAAAAAATAGCACTTTCCCTTGAAAAGGGGTGGAATTACAGAAAAGCAGGAAATACCACATTGAGGAGAATAATTGATCAACACGCAAGGGGAGTATTAATCAGGATCGGTGGAAAGATATCTGGAGAGAGAGCAAGAACCCAGAAGTTTATGTATGGAGAAATTAAATATTCGGGTGAACCTGCAAGGGCTGGTGTCATAACCGGGTACTCAGTTGCAATGCTTAAAACCGGTGCCATAGGAATTTACGTAAGGCTGCTAAGGCAGGATTACCATTTACCGGATGAGATATCAATAAACACAGAAAGAAAAATACCAGTACCCGATAAAAAATCGATGCCAGAAGAAAGTAAAGAGGTAGAGGAAGATGGAACTAAAAGCTAA
- the rpmC gene encoding 50S ribosomal protein L29: protein MELKAKELRAMSDEEINEKLKALKESLLKERSAIAMGGAPASPGTMHSIKKQIARILTVMEEKRE from the coding sequence ATGGAACTAAAAGCTAAGGAATTAAGGGCAATGTCCGATGAGGAAATAAATGAGAAACTTAAGGCCTTAAAGGAATCCCTTTTGAAAGAGAGATCAGCTATAGCTATGGGTGGTGCTCCAGCAAGCCCGGGCACAATGCACTCTATAAAAAAGCAGATTGCAAGGATACTTACTGTTATGGAGGAAAAAAGAGAATGA
- the yciH gene encoding translation initiation factor — translation MKDKDFTGMPKELQPWEGFNRDSKLIKISVDKRRYGKLVTVIDGIDPKTENINDIAKTLKKKAASGGTVKDGRSIELQGDHRDVMKKELESMGFKVQMA, via the coding sequence ATGAAAGATAAAGATTTCACAGGAATGCCAAAAGAACTGCAACCATGGGAAGGATTTAACCGTGACAGTAAGCTTATTAAAATAAGTGTAGATAAAAGAAGGTATGGAAAGCTTGTAACTGTTATAGATGGTATTGATCCGAAAACAGAGAACATAAACGACATCGCAAAAACATTAAAAAAGAAAGCTGCCTCAGGCGGAACGGTCAAAGATGGTAGGAGTATTGAATTGCAGGGGGACCATCGCGATGTTATGAAAAAGGAACTGGAAAGCATGGGATTCAAGGTGCAGATGGCATGA
- a CDS encoding ribonuclease P protein component 1 — protein MNANEVYLMEFIGKNITVKNSHNIKNVGIKGKLIDETKNMMYIWNGSKICSIQKSGTIFGIEFNEGAHYDINGDAILIKPEDRTKEKRKIYKKLRGYESR, from the coding sequence ATGAATGCAAATGAAGTCTATTTAATGGAATTTATCGGCAAAAATATAACGGTAAAAAATTCACATAACATTAAAAATGTAGGCATTAAAGGCAAATTAATTGACGAAACAAAAAACATGATGTATATATGGAATGGGTCTAAAATATGCAGCATACAGAAATCAGGCACCATATTTGGAATCGAATTCAATGAAGGTGCACATTACGATATTAATGGAGATGCCATATTAATAAAGCCTGAAGATAGAACAAAGGAGAAAAGAAAAATATATAAAAAATTAAGGGGGTACGAATCAAGATGA
- a CDS encoding 30S ribosomal protein S17, with protein MNNIGIDVKPPEKECNDINCPFHGELPVHGQILEGKVVSVKMKRSVVIRREAKVYVKKYERYITKFTKYHAHLPDCIDVKVGDSVKAAECRKLAKTIDFVVIERVN; from the coding sequence ATGAATAATATAGGAATAGATGTGAAACCACCTGAAAAGGAATGCAATGATATTAATTGCCCATTTCACGGTGAACTTCCTGTCCATGGTCAAATACTGGAGGGCAAGGTTGTTTCAGTCAAAATGAAGCGTAGTGTTGTAATACGGAGGGAAGCCAAGGTATATGTTAAAAAATATGAGAGGTATATAACAAAATTTACCAAATACCATGCTCATCTTCCAGACTGTATAGACGTAAAAGTTGGTGACAGCGTTAAGGCTGCTGAATGCAGGAAACTGGCAAAAACCATAGATTTTGTGGTTATAGAAAGGGTGAACTAA
- the rpl14p gene encoding 50S ribosomal protein L14, with product MKGISGNESRGLPLGAVIPCADNTGAKMISLIGVKDLHTVARRIPAAGVGTLFIASVRKGTPEMRAKVVYAVVVRQRRPYRRADGNIIEFEDNAAVLVTPEGEVRGSEIKGPVAREAAERWPRIAAIASTIV from the coding sequence ATGAAGGGTATTTCAGGAAATGAATCAAGGGGGCTGCCTCTCGGGGCTGTTATTCCATGTGCTGATAATACAGGGGCTAAAATGATTAGCCTCATAGGGGTTAAAGATTTGCATACTGTGGCTAGAAGAATACCAGCTGCTGGTGTCGGTACCCTATTTATTGCCAGTGTTAGAAAAGGAACACCGGAAATGAGGGCAAAGGTCGTCTATGCAGTTGTTGTGAGGCAGAGAAGGCCATATAGAAGGGCAGATGGCAATATTATCGAGTTTGAAGATAATGCTGCTGTGCTTGTAACCCCGGAAGGGGAAGTAAGGGGATCAGAAATTAAAGGCCCTGTTGCCAGGGAAGCCGCAGAGAGATGGCCAAGAATTGCCGCAATTGCGTCAACTATAGTGTGA
- the rplX gene encoding 50S ribosomal protein L24 — translation MLNTKINVSLNRDLKKKYGIRRFPVVKGDIVKIVSGSRKGEGGKVIGVSHKTKKIAIEGITIAKADGKQVEYYIDHSNLVVTKLDLSIEGRFNKIKEITARRNLPTPEPEKPAESEATPVESEPVDVGESSGETIDLPEDNGDELEEDNSDTEETDDIKEDDDNEN, via the coding sequence ATGTTAAATACAAAAATAAATGTGTCTCTGAATCGCGATCTGAAGAAGAAATATGGCATCCGCCGTTTCCCGGTCGTTAAAGGAGATATAGTAAAGATAGTATCAGGTTCAAGGAAAGGCGAGGGTGGCAAGGTTATAGGTGTCAGCCATAAAACTAAGAAGATAGCAATAGAGGGCATAACAATTGCCAAGGCCGATGGAAAACAGGTTGAGTATTATATTGACCACAGCAATCTTGTGGTCACCAAACTGGATCTTTCAATAGAAGGCAGATTTAACAAGATTAAAGAAATAACAGCCAGGAGAAACCTTCCAACGCCTGAACCAGAAAAACCGGCGGAGTCGGAAGCAACACCGGTAGAATCTGAGCCAGTTGATGTAGGAGAAAGCAGTGGCGAAACTATTGACCTTCCAGAAGATAACGGGGACGAACTTGAGGAAGATAATAGTGACACTGAAGAAACAGACGATATAAAAGAGGATGATGATAATGAAAACTAA
- a CDS encoding 30S ribosomal protein S4e: MKTKIMMASRKLKIPRKTNFWSVTPTPATHSKEDSIPMLIALRDYLKLGDKEREITRILNNNMVKVDGRIVKDRRFPVGFMDVLSIDTLENDYIIVYDRKGKLVIRQNAPGNKGLKLFKVVKKTIIGTGKIQLGFHDGKTIVTDRKDINTSDVLLMKIPDLEIENVLKIAEGDKVFITGGSHVGELATIKSIEVKKSSVKNMVYLNEGFSTIKDYMFVVGTPKYTFKTPEIEVISNDE; encoded by the coding sequence ATGAAAACTAAAATAATGATGGCTTCGAGAAAACTGAAAATTCCAAGAAAAACAAATTTCTGGTCAGTTACTCCGACTCCAGCCACCCATAGCAAGGAGGATTCCATTCCGATGCTTATTGCTTTAAGGGATTACCTTAAACTCGGGGATAAGGAACGTGAAATTACCAGGATACTGAATAACAATATGGTAAAAGTCGATGGCAGGATAGTTAAAGATAGAAGATTTCCTGTTGGATTCATGGATGTTCTTTCAATAGATACACTGGAAAATGACTATATAATTGTTTATGACAGGAAGGGCAAACTTGTAATTCGCCAGAATGCCCCTGGCAACAAAGGATTGAAATTATTTAAAGTTGTTAAAAAAACTATTATAGGTACAGGGAAAATACAGCTTGGTTTCCATGATGGAAAAACAATAGTTACCGATAGAAAAGACATAAACACTTCCGATGTCCTATTAATGAAGATACCTGACCTTGAAATAGAAAATGTGCTGAAAATAGCTGAAGGAGATAAAGTGTTTATCACCGGTGGTTCACACGTTGGCGAACTTGCCACTATAAAATCTATCGAGGTAAAAAAATCATCAGTTAAGAATATGGTATATCTTAACGAGGGCTTTTCAACAATAAAAGATTATATGTTTGTCGTAGGCACGCCCAAGTATACCTTTAAAACACCGGAAATAGAGGTGATATCAAATGATGAGTAA
- a CDS encoding 50S ribosomal protein L5, translated as MMSKTDNPMRKIAIDKVVINIGVGAAGERLTKATKVIELLTGHKPVITSAKKTIRDFNIRKGLNIGAKVTLRKDDAYKFLKEAFYAKDYKIPVYSFDKQGNAYFGITDYTDFKGMKYDPDIGIFGMDIAIILKRAGGYRLPRRRIAPKSIPRSIGISKEETIQFLEENFNAQIVR; from the coding sequence ATGATGAGTAAAACAGATAACCCGATGAGGAAAATCGCCATAGACAAAGTAGTAATAAATATTGGTGTTGGTGCAGCCGGCGAGAGGCTTACAAAAGCAACCAAGGTTATAGAATTATTGACGGGCCATAAACCCGTGATTACAAGTGCTAAGAAAACAATAAGGGATTTCAACATAAGGAAAGGGCTCAACATAGGCGCAAAGGTCACCCTCAGGAAAGATGATGCTTATAAATTCCTGAAAGAAGCATTTTATGCGAAGGACTATAAAATTCCTGTGTACTCCTTTGATAAGCAGGGAAATGCCTATTTCGGGATAACAGATTATACAGATTTCAAAGGCATGAAATATGATCCGGATATAGGAATATTCGGAATGGATATCGCTATAATACTTAAACGGGCAGGCGGATACAGATTGCCACGCAGAAGGATTGCACCCAAGAGTATACCAAGAAGCATAGGAATATCAAAGGAAGAAACAATACAGTTTCTTGAGGAGAACTTCAACGCTCAGATTGTGAGGTAA
- a CDS encoding 30S ribosomal protein S14 — MQVKLQPKKNFGHSQGCVRCGRKRGLVRRYGIRMCRQCFRETAEKIGFRKYS, encoded by the coding sequence ATGCAGGTAAAATTACAACCAAAAAAGAATTTCGGGCATTCTCAGGGATGCGTCAGATGTGGAAGGAAAAGAGGTCTGGTAAGAAGATATGGTATCAGAATGTGCAGGCAATGTTTCAGGGAAACGGCTGAGAAGATCGGTTTCCGTAAATACAGTTGA
- a CDS encoding 30S ribosomal protein S8, whose amino-acid sequence MKSDPLNDVINTIKMASRIGENEITISPASRIIGRVLKVMQDYNYIKSFEVIEEERGGKFSVVLSDTINNCGVIKPRLSVTRSSIGRYESRYLPAQDFGIIILTTTKGVMSHLEARKFGIGGKLLAYVY is encoded by the coding sequence ATGAAAAGTGATCCGTTAAATGATGTAATAAATACCATAAAGATGGCCTCGAGAATAGGTGAAAACGAGATAACCATAAGCCCCGCTTCGAGAATCATAGGGCGTGTCCTTAAAGTGATGCAGGATTACAACTACATAAAGAGCTTTGAGGTAATAGAAGAAGAAAGAGGTGGCAAATTCAGTGTTGTCCTTAGCGATACAATAAATAACTGTGGTGTAATAAAGCCAAGGCTATCTGTTACAAGATCTAGCATAGGAAGATATGAATCAAGATATCTACCCGCACAGGATTTCGGCATAATAATACTTACTACCACTAAGGGTGTTATGAGCCACCTTGAAGCCAGGAAATTTGGGATAGGTGGAAAATTGCTGGCCTATGTTTACTGA
- a CDS encoding 50S ribosomal protein L6, whose amino-acid sequence MVNWKDKMELKIPEGISLDIDGTVINVKGKLGEASRNFRDKYVKVYKKENSIIIAVSKENKFTNGIIGTWYSELKLVFHGVSNGFKYEMKIDFTHFPMRVSVRGNELHVENFLGGKAPRIAKIKNCKVSVKGDRVIIEGIDKRDMGDTAANIERATYIKHFDARVFQDGIYLLKGVNPDEL is encoded by the coding sequence ATGGTAAATTGGAAAGATAAAATGGAATTAAAAATACCTGAAGGAATAAGTTTAGACATTGATGGCACTGTCATTAATGTTAAGGGAAAACTTGGGGAAGCCTCAAGGAATTTCAGGGATAAATACGTAAAGGTATACAAAAAGGAAAATTCAATAATAATAGCGGTTAGCAAGGAAAACAAGTTCACAAACGGAATCATAGGAACATGGTATTCCGAACTAAAACTTGTTTTTCACGGTGTGTCCAATGGGTTCAAATATGAAATGAAAATAGATTTCACCCATTTCCCTATGAGGGTTTCAGTACGTGGAAATGAACTGCACGTTGAAAACTTCCTGGGCGGGAAAGCCCCGAGAATTGCAAAGATCAAAAATTGCAAGGTATCGGTAAAGGGGGACCGTGTAATTATTGAAGGCATTGACAAGAGGGACATGGGGGATACAGCTGCTAATATAGAAAGAGCAACTTATATAAAACATTTCGATGCCCGTGTGTTCCAGGATGGAATATATCTGCTTAAGGGGGTGAATCCGGATGAGTTATAA
- a CDS encoding 50S ribosomal protein L32e has protein sequence MSYKPLLTKEQKVLLKKKNEVNRRRVEFHRQEWFRYKKFDDSWRRPRGKHSKLRTHLGYRSPVVGPGYRTPRAVRGLHPSGFREVLVHNVNELSKINPDLEGARIASSVGYRKRIDIESEADNLGIHIFNRVVK, from the coding sequence ATGAGTTATAAGCCCTTATTAACTAAGGAACAGAAAGTACTATTAAAGAAAAAAAATGAAGTAAATAGAAGAAGAGTAGAATTCCACAGGCAGGAATGGTTCAGGTATAAGAAATTTGATGATTCATGGAGAAGACCGAGAGGAAAGCATTCAAAGCTCAGAACACATCTAGGGTACAGGTCTCCTGTAGTCGGCCCCGGGTATAGAACCCCGAGAGCTGTAAGGGGCCTTCATCCATCAGGATTCAGGGAAGTTCTTGTACACAATGTAAATGAACTGTCTAAAATAAATCCTGATCTGGAAGGTGCAAGAATTGCATCTTCTGTTGGATACAGAAAAAGAATAGATATAGAATCTGAAGCTGATAATCTCGGCATACACATATTTAATAGGGTGGTCAAATGA
- a CDS encoding 50S ribosomal protein L19e, whose product MKMSSVKEISADELKVGISRVWIDTNNLDRVLDATSREDIKKLIGLNIIQRRDKKNHSNQRLKKRINQLTKGRRRGPGSVRGTKYARYPRKRRWITTIRALRDELKTLKEKESIDKTTYRKYYRTIKSGSFSSRAQLVSHLKTESLIKEDKHENDTST is encoded by the coding sequence ATGAAAATGTCCAGCGTTAAGGAAATATCAGCAGATGAGCTTAAGGTTGGCATATCCAGAGTCTGGATAGATACAAATAATCTTGATAGGGTACTGGATGCAACATCCCGTGAGGATATAAAGAAACTGATAGGCCTTAATATAATACAGAGAAGGGATAAGAAGAACCATTCAAATCAGAGACTGAAGAAAAGAATAAACCAGCTAACCAAAGGCAGAAGAAGGGGTCCGGGTTCTGTCAGAGGAACAAAATATGCGAGATATCCAAGAAAGAGAAGATGGATAACAACCATAAGGGCTTTAAGAGATGAACTGAAAACCTTAAAAGAGAAAGAATCAATCGATAAAACAACATACCGCAAATATTACAGAACCATAAAGAGCGGGTCTTTCTCTTCAAGGGCACAGCTTGTTTCTCACCTTAAAACGGAATCATTGATAAAGGAGGATAAACATGAAAACGACACCAGTACTTAA
- a CDS encoding 50S ribosomal protein L18 — MKTTPVLKRRNLGITDYQKRYRLLKSNVTRAVVRPTNKGLMIEFVDYSPSGDLVKVTVTDKTLQKEYGVYGNNIQAMYLAGYLAGKKAAEKGIESAIFDTGRYKFIHGGRLAAALKGIVDSGIEIPASEDVFPDESRINGEHLKNKVDISKYVKKGE; from the coding sequence ATGAAAACGACACCAGTACTTAAAAGAAGAAATCTGGGCATAACAGACTACCAGAAACGATACAGATTATTAAAGTCAAACGTGACACGTGCAGTTGTAAGGCCAACAAATAAAGGACTCATGATTGAATTTGTTGATTACAGCCCTTCTGGAGACCTGGTAAAGGTTACTGTTACAGACAAGACACTGCAAAAGGAATACGGAGTATATGGCAATAACATTCAGGCTATGTACCTTGCCGGCTACCTTGCAGGCAAAAAGGCAGCAGAAAAGGGAATAGAATCAGCAATATTTGATACAGGAAGGTATAAATTTATACACGGAGGCCGATTAGCTGCAGCATTGAAGGGAATAGTTGATTCCGGGATAGAAATACCTGCCAGCGAGGATGTATTCCCTGACGAATCCAGGATAAATGGTGAACATCTCAAAAATAAGGTGGATATTTCAAAATACGTTAAAAAAGGTGAATAA
- a CDS encoding 30S ribosomal protein S5, whose product MDEEWIPKTELGRLVANNEIQSIGDALHTKLPLQEYQIVDYLIPDLQDEVINIERAQRMTDSGRRMNYSITAVVGNGNGYVGIGRGKAKEAAPAIRKAINNAKTNIIEIKRGCGSWECGCGRPHSLPFEIIGKSGSVVVKLKSAPQGVGLAVGDVVKIILKMAGIEDAWGFASGHTKTTVNYALATFDALKKTVSMKMNSQINLTTPIYVGGIEHDSNNKN is encoded by the coding sequence ATGGATGAAGAATGGATTCCGAAGACGGAACTTGGAAGGCTGGTTGCAAATAACGAAATTCAGAGTATAGGAGATGCTTTACATACAAAGCTTCCACTTCAGGAATATCAAATAGTTGATTATCTAATTCCTGATCTGCAGGATGAGGTAATTAACATAGAGAGAGCCCAGAGGATGACTGACTCCGGGAGAAGAATGAATTACTCAATTACTGCAGTAGTAGGCAACGGAAATGGATATGTTGGTATCGGAAGGGGCAAGGCAAAGGAAGCTGCTCCAGCAATAAGAAAAGCAATTAACAATGCAAAAACAAATATCATAGAAATTAAAAGAGGGTGTGGATCATGGGAATGCGGATGTGGAAGGCCACATTCACTCCCATTTGAAATCATTGGAAAATCAGGTTCAGTTGTGGTTAAATTAAAGTCAGCCCCCCAGGGAGTCGGGCTTGCTGTCGGTGATGTAGTGAAAATTATACTTAAGATGGCAGGAATAGAAGATGCATGGGGATTCGCATCAGGCCACACAAAAACAACAGTAAATTATGCACTTGCAACATTTGATGCACTTAAGAAAACTGTATCGATGAAGATGAATTCGCAGATTAATCTAACAACGCCCATATACGTAGGAGGAATAGAACATGATAGCAATAATAAGAATTAG
- a CDS encoding 50S ribosomal protein L30 yields the protein MIAIIRIRGSTGIKPFAGKTAELLNLNRINHMVLFQESESLNGMLNRVKDYVTWGEVDTETLELLLKERVLLNGRKKLTEDYLKSSGYSSIEELAKALSENKVKIKDLPDVKPVIRLNPPKGGYEAIQKPFHQNGSAGYRGSKINNLIRRMIVPGVDLNGKDKN from the coding sequence ATGATAGCAATAATAAGAATTAGAGGAAGCACTGGCATAAAGCCATTTGCAGGGAAAACGGCTGAACTGCTGAACCTTAACAGGATTAACCATATGGTTCTGTTTCAAGAATCTGAAAGTTTAAACGGTATGTTGAACAGGGTCAAAGATTATGTAACATGGGGGGAGGTTGACACTGAAACCCTTGAGTTGCTTCTTAAGGAAAGGGTACTCCTTAATGGAAGGAAAAAATTGACGGAAGATTATCTAAAATCATCCGGTTACTCTTCTATAGAAGAGCTGGCAAAGGCTTTGTCAGAAAACAAAGTAAAGATAAAAGACCTTCCTGATGTAAAACCTGTAATAAGGCTCAATCCGCCAAAGGGCGGTTATGAAGCAATACAGAAGCCATTCCATCAGAATGGTTCTGCAGGTTACAGGGGCAGCAAGATTAATAACCTTATTAGGCGCATGATTGTTCCAGGGGTAGATTTAAATGGTAAGGACAAAAACTAA
- a CDS encoding uL15 family ribosomal protein, with the protein MVRTKTKKLRGGHYGRGMKSGRGKGKRGGSGMAGLGGHKKIWLIIHDKNHYGVHGFTSHSTTYENPITLRQLNDRYEVLKASGYVENDVIDLESAGYTKLLASGNFEIKCKIKIPKATEKSINKLSNHGITIEHD; encoded by the coding sequence ATGGTAAGGACAAAAACTAAAAAATTAAGAGGAGGCCATTATGGCAGAGGCATGAAATCCGGAAGAGGAAAAGGAAAGCGTGGAGGAAGCGGTATGGCCGGGCTTGGCGGGCATAAGAAAATATGGCTGATCATTCACGACAAGAACCATTACGGTGTCCATGGATTTACAAGCCATTCAACTACATATGAAAATCCTATAACACTCAGACAGCTGAATGATAGGTATGAAGTGCTCAAAGCCAGCGGATATGTAGAAAATGACGTTATAGACCTGGAAAGTGCTGGATACACAAAATTACTAGCAAGCGGAAATTTTGAGATCAAATGCAAAATCAAAATTCCCAAGGCTACCGAAAAATCTATTAATAAGCTTTCCAATCATGGTATCACGATAGAACATGACTGA